Proteins from one Thioflavicoccus mobilis 8321 genomic window:
- a CDS encoding YebC/PmpR family DNA-binding transcriptional regulator, translating into MAGHSKWANIKHRKAAQDKQRGKVWTKLIREVTVAAREGGGDPNANPRLRLAMDKAFGANMPRDTVERAVKRGAGDTEGENYEELRYEGYGPGGTAVMVDCMTDNRNRTAAEVRHAFTKYGGNLGTDGSVAYLFTKQGIISFQPGTDEDTVIEAALEAGAEDVIVNDDSSLDVITTPEDFAAVKDALTTAGLDTEAAEVTFNASTQAELDAETAERLLKLVDALEDLDDVQEVYHNADISDEIMAALDG; encoded by the coding sequence ATGGCCGGTCACAGCAAATGGGCCAACATCAAGCACCGCAAGGCGGCCCAGGACAAACAGCGCGGCAAGGTCTGGACCAAACTGATCCGCGAGGTCACGGTCGCCGCCCGCGAGGGCGGCGGCGACCCGAACGCCAACCCGCGCCTGCGCCTGGCGATGGACAAGGCGTTCGGCGCCAACATGCCGCGCGACACCGTCGAACGTGCGGTCAAGCGGGGCGCCGGCGACACCGAGGGCGAGAACTACGAGGAGCTGCGCTACGAGGGCTACGGCCCCGGCGGCACAGCGGTGATGGTCGACTGCATGACCGACAACCGGAACCGCACCGCCGCCGAGGTGCGCCACGCCTTCACCAAGTACGGCGGCAATCTGGGCACCGACGGCTCGGTGGCCTACCTGTTCACGAAACAAGGCATCATCAGCTTCCAGCCGGGCACCGACGAGGACACCGTCATCGAGGCGGCGCTGGAGGCCGGCGCCGAGGACGTGATCGTCAACGACGACAGTTCCCTCGATGTGATCACGACCCCCGAGGACTTCGCCGCGGTCAAGGACGCACTGACCACCGCGGGCCTCGACACCGAGGCCGCCGAGGTCACCTTCAACGCCTCGACCCAGGCTGAGCTCGACGCCGAGACCGCCGAGCGGCTGCTCAAGCTCGTCGACGCCCTGGAGGACCTCGACGACGTGCAGGAGGTCTACCACAACGCCGACATCTCCGACGAGATCATGGCGGCCCTCGATGGCTGA
- the ruvA gene encoding Holliday junction branch migration protein RuvA, with amino-acid sequence MIGRLRGEILAKHPPSLLLDVNGVGYELEAPMSTFYDLPAVGETVTLVTHLAVREDAHVLYGFLREADRALFRHLLKVTGVGARMALAILSGMDAAQFARCITEADVAALTRLPGIGRKTAERLVIEMKDRVAGLAEGPTLIVGRATPAAGGREAELADALSALVALGYKPADAQRMVAAVTEEIATSEEIIRAALKAVGPR; translated from the coding sequence GTGATCGGGCGCCTGCGCGGGGAGATCCTCGCCAAGCATCCGCCGTCGCTCCTGCTCGACGTCAACGGCGTCGGCTACGAGCTGGAGGCGCCGATGTCGACCTTCTACGACCTGCCGGCGGTCGGCGAGACGGTCACCCTGGTGACCCATCTCGCCGTGCGCGAGGACGCCCATGTCCTCTACGGTTTCCTGCGCGAGGCCGATCGGGCCCTGTTCCGCCACCTGCTCAAGGTCACCGGCGTCGGAGCCCGCATGGCGCTGGCGATCCTCTCCGGGATGGATGCGGCCCAGTTCGCGCGCTGCATCACGGAGGCGGACGTGGCGGCCCTGACCCGCCTGCCCGGGATCGGGCGCAAGACCGCCGAGCGGCTCGTCATCGAGATGAAGGATCGCGTGGCCGGACTGGCCGAAGGCCCGACCCTGATAGTCGGACGGGCGACACCGGCTGCGGGCGGGCGCGAGGCCGAGCTGGCCGACGCCCTGAGCGCCCTGGTCGCGCTCGGCTACAAGCCGGCCGATGCCCAGCGCATGGTCGCGGCCGTGACCGAGGAGATCGCTACTTCGGAAGAAATCATCCGCGCCGCCCTCAAGGCGGTCGGCCCGCGCTGA
- a CDS encoding thymidine phosphorylase family protein yields MPETLLLRRVAIDTYHENVAYLHRDCRAYRSEGFQALNKVEIHPEGGGPLVLAVLNVVDDPAITTPDELGLSEQAFAQLGVAAGTPVQIAQARPPGSLEAVHRKIQGKRLGREEYQAIAADIACNRYSKIEMSAFIVACAQAGLERDEVLSLTEAMIASGERLDWGEPLVVDKHCIGGVPGNRTSLIVTPIVAAHGLLFPKTSSRAITSPAGTADTMECLARVALEPRELREIARRERGFLAWGGTARLAPADDVLIAVERPLSLDSPGQMVASILAKKVAAGSTHLIVDIPVGPSAKIREGRDALYLRKLFELVGDCLGLHLEVMLTDGSQPVGRGVGPVLEARDAMQVLQDDPQAPADLREKSLVLAGRLLELDPGVRGGQGRTLAEEILTSGRALAKMEAIIEAQGRNREPPTLGALRHEVPAASDGVITAIDNRQIARIARLAGAPLDPGAGVDLYRRLGDPVRAGEALYAIHAQFPADFHFARAQAGRDPGYRIGEPNHRARNGAGE; encoded by the coding sequence GCGACTGCCGCGCCTACCGCAGCGAGGGCTTTCAGGCCCTGAACAAGGTCGAGATCCACCCGGAAGGCGGCGGCCCCCTGGTGCTCGCCGTGCTGAACGTGGTGGACGACCCGGCGATTACGACACCCGACGAGCTCGGCCTCTCCGAGCAGGCCTTCGCCCAGCTCGGCGTGGCCGCGGGCACGCCGGTGCAGATCGCCCAGGCGCGCCCGCCCGGCTCGCTCGAGGCGGTTCACCGAAAGATTCAGGGCAAGCGGCTCGGACGTGAGGAGTATCAGGCGATCGCCGCCGACATCGCCTGCAACCGCTATTCCAAGATCGAAATGTCGGCCTTCATCGTCGCCTGCGCCCAGGCCGGGCTGGAGCGCGACGAGGTCCTCTCGCTGACCGAAGCGATGATCGCGAGCGGCGAGCGCCTCGACTGGGGCGAGCCGCTGGTCGTCGACAAGCACTGCATCGGCGGCGTCCCCGGCAACCGCACATCGCTGATCGTGACACCGATCGTCGCCGCCCACGGGCTGCTCTTCCCGAAGACCTCGAGCCGCGCGATCACCTCACCGGCCGGCACCGCCGACACCATGGAGTGCCTGGCCCGGGTCGCCCTCGAACCGCGCGAGCTGCGCGAGATCGCGCGCCGCGAGCGCGGCTTCCTCGCCTGGGGCGGCACGGCCCGGCTGGCCCCGGCCGACGATGTGCTGATCGCCGTCGAGCGCCCCCTGTCGCTCGACTCACCGGGGCAGATGGTCGCCTCGATCCTGGCCAAGAAGGTCGCCGCCGGATCGACTCACCTGATCGTCGACATCCCGGTCGGCCCGAGCGCCAAGATCCGCGAGGGCCGCGACGCCCTCTACCTGCGCAAGCTCTTCGAGCTGGTCGGCGACTGCCTCGGCCTGCACCTGGAGGTCATGCTGACCGACGGCTCGCAGCCGGTCGGGCGCGGCGTCGGGCCGGTGCTCGAGGCCCGCGATGCGATGCAGGTGTTGCAAGACGATCCGCAGGCGCCCGCCGACCTGCGCGAGAAGTCTCTGGTGCTGGCCGGGCGGCTGCTCGAGCTCGACCCGGGCGTGCGCGGCGGCCAGGGACGCACGCTGGCCGAGGAGATCCTGACCTCCGGGCGGGCGCTGGCCAAGATGGAGGCCATCATCGAGGCCCAGGGACGCAATCGCGAGCCACCGACCCTCGGCGCTCTGCGCCACGAGGTGCCGGCCGCCAGCGACGGCGTGATCACGGCGATCGACAACCGCCAGATCGCGCGCATCGCCCGCCTCGCCGGCGCGCCGCTCGACCCTGGCGCCGGTGTCGACCTCTACCGCCGCCTCGGCGACCCGGTGCGCGCCGGCGAGGCCCTTTACGCGATCCACGCCCAATTCCCAGCGGACTTCCATTTCGCCCGCGCCCAGGCCGGGCGCGACCCCGGCTACCGTATCGGCGAGCCGAACCACCGCGCGCGGAATGGGGCCGGCGAGTGA
- a CDS encoding ribose-phosphate diphosphokinase has protein sequence MSGYGDGLILGFPEGMEAAQRLAQAAGRPCAAIALHRFPDGETRVRLPAELPPGVVFYRSLDDPNAKLVELALAARTARTLGARHLTLVAPYLCYMRQDKAFAAGEAVSQQIVGRLLADWFDALITVDPHLHRVHDLAAAVPVTRAVRLSATDLMADFVAERFAGADPLLVGPDAESEQWVAAVAAHRGLDYRVGVKARRGDRDVEVRFPPHAMGGRHLVLVDDVASTGRTLTVAARALARQRPASISVLVTHPLFVGEALAQLEAAGVAAVWSADSIPHPSNRLTLAPLLAAALAPPGRDDRISPSITT, from the coding sequence GTGAGCGGCTACGGCGACGGCCTGATCCTCGGTTTCCCGGAAGGCATGGAGGCCGCGCAGCGCCTGGCGCAAGCCGCCGGTCGGCCGTGCGCGGCGATCGCGCTGCACCGTTTTCCCGACGGCGAGACTCGCGTGCGACTGCCGGCCGAGCTGCCGCCCGGCGTCGTCTTCTACCGCAGCCTCGACGACCCGAACGCCAAGCTCGTCGAGCTGGCGCTCGCGGCGCGCACGGCCCGCACGCTCGGGGCGCGGCATCTGACCCTCGTCGCGCCCTATCTGTGCTACATGCGCCAGGACAAGGCCTTCGCCGCGGGCGAGGCGGTCAGCCAGCAGATCGTCGGCCGCCTGCTCGCCGATTGGTTCGACGCCCTGATCACGGTCGATCCGCACCTGCACCGCGTCCACGACCTGGCCGCGGCCGTACCGGTCACGCGGGCCGTGCGCCTCAGCGCCACCGACCTGATGGCCGACTTCGTCGCCGAGCGCTTCGCCGGCGCAGATCCGCTCCTGGTCGGACCCGATGCCGAGTCCGAGCAGTGGGTGGCCGCCGTCGCCGCCCACCGCGGTCTCGACTACCGCGTCGGCGTCAAGGCGCGGCGCGGCGATCGCGACGTCGAGGTCCGCTTCCCGCCGCACGCAATGGGTGGGCGCCACCTGGTCCTCGTCGATGATGTCGCCAGCACCGGCCGCACGCTGACCGTCGCGGCCCGGGCGCTGGCCAGGCAGCGACCCGCCTCGATCTCGGTGCTGGTCACCCATCCGCTGTTCGTCGGCGAGGCCCTGGCGCAGCTCGAGGCGGCCGGCGTCGCCGCCGTCTGGAGCGCCGACAGCATCCCGCACCCGAGCAACCGCCTGACTCTCGCCCCGCTGCTCGCTGCGGCCCTCGCGCCGCCGGGCCGCGATGATAGAATTTCGCCCAGCATCACGACATGA
- the ruvC gene encoding crossover junction endodeoxyribonuclease RuvC — protein MADPGGLRHRILGIDPGSRTTGYGLIDTDGRHSVRLASGSIRVGHEPWPERLGTIFDAVAELVATHRPHEMAVEQLIFARDPTAALKIGQARGAVLCAGLKGGVIVHEYSPKSVKLAVVGTGGADKGQVQQMIRILLALPETPAEDEADALAIALCHAHSMGIPARRRAAASWRDWRP, from the coding sequence GTGGCCGACCCTGGCGGCCTGCGCCACCGCATCCTCGGTATCGACCCGGGCTCGCGCACGACCGGCTACGGCCTGATCGACACCGACGGGCGCCACAGCGTGCGCCTCGCGAGCGGCTCGATCCGCGTCGGCCACGAGCCCTGGCCCGAGCGGCTCGGCACCATCTTCGACGCCGTCGCCGAGCTGGTCGCGACCCACCGCCCGCACGAGATGGCCGTCGAGCAGCTGATCTTCGCCCGCGATCCGACCGCGGCGCTCAAGATCGGTCAGGCGCGCGGCGCGGTCCTCTGCGCCGGGCTCAAGGGCGGGGTGATCGTGCACGAATACAGTCCCAAGTCCGTCAAGCTCGCCGTCGTCGGCACCGGCGGCGCCGACAAGGGCCAGGTGCAGCAGATGATCCGCATCCTACTGGCGCTGCCCGAGACGCCGGCCGAGGACGAGGCCGACGCACTGGCGATCGCGCTCTGCCACGCCCACTCGATGGGCATCCCGGCGCGCCGCCGGGCCGCCGCCTCCTGGCGGGATTGGCGGCCGTGA